One part of the Corallococcus caeni genome encodes these proteins:
- a CDS encoding Hsp70 family protein, producing MSTSAAPILGIDFGTTNTAAAFFDKANKLRVVPIAEKSLTLPSIAWFHAGDKAIVGPAARRQIIDDPRHTIFGAKRFLGRRFQSEYVARHRDRFAFELVEGADGYTAVQVYGKVTPLIDVAHFILKHIHTLATHAAGTRFEECVLTVPAHANIRQREAIRRAAEKAGLRVRAIVNEPTAAALYYANLRNPEQTVMVFDLGGGTFDVTLMSVQNRVVKVLATGGDAFLGGANFDEAIVEALVEDFRQQQGIDLRGNKVVMQRLVFAAESAKMALSSGTSVPIRIPCITQKDGAFVDFNVMLTRERMEAMVFQLIERTAAACDDVLEKAGLKPDAIDELVMVGGQTRMPAIRKRLSHFKKLSSDKEVHPELGVAVGAAILGRNLARGISGLSDVVPMPIGAMVPGGGQHEVLPANTPVPGTRTVDLELPPWPGPVPVALFEALDRTTVERELLGTVRIEPDWRVAHPGPTTLELRMGPDFALTASLVAKDGSRQPLTISDPNAPQRA from the coding sequence ATGAGCACGAGCGCCGCCCCCATCCTCGGCATCGACTTCGGGACCACCAACACCGCGGCGGCCTTCTTCGACAAGGCGAACAAGCTGCGCGTGGTGCCCATCGCGGAGAAGAGCCTCACGCTGCCCTCCATCGCGTGGTTCCACGCGGGCGACAAGGCCATCGTCGGCCCCGCGGCGCGGCGGCAGATCATCGACGACCCGCGCCACACCATCTTCGGCGCCAAGCGCTTCCTGGGCCGCCGCTTCCAGTCCGAATACGTGGCCCGCCACCGCGACCGCTTCGCCTTCGAACTGGTGGAGGGCGCGGACGGCTACACCGCCGTGCAGGTGTACGGGAAGGTGACGCCACTCATCGACGTGGCGCACTTCATCCTCAAGCACATCCACACCCTGGCCACGCACGCGGCCGGAACCAGGTTCGAGGAGTGCGTGCTCACCGTGCCCGCGCACGCCAACATCCGCCAGCGCGAGGCCATCCGCCGCGCGGCGGAGAAGGCGGGCCTGCGCGTGCGCGCCATCGTCAACGAGCCCACCGCCGCGGCGCTCTACTACGCCAACCTGCGCAACCCCGAGCAGACGGTGATGGTGTTCGACCTGGGCGGCGGCACCTTCGACGTCACGCTCATGTCCGTGCAGAACCGCGTGGTGAAGGTGCTGGCCACCGGCGGCGACGCGTTCCTCGGCGGCGCCAACTTCGACGAGGCCATCGTGGAGGCGCTGGTGGAGGACTTCCGCCAGCAGCAGGGCATCGACCTGCGGGGCAACAAGGTCGTGATGCAGCGGCTGGTCTTCGCCGCCGAGTCCGCGAAGATGGCGCTCTCCAGCGGCACGTCCGTCCCCATCCGCATCCCCTGCATCACGCAGAAGGACGGCGCCTTCGTGGACTTCAACGTCATGCTCACCCGCGAGCGGATGGAGGCCATGGTGTTCCAGCTCATCGAGCGCACCGCCGCCGCGTGCGACGACGTGCTGGAGAAGGCGGGCCTGAAGCCGGACGCCATCGACGAGCTGGTCATGGTGGGCGGCCAGACGCGCATGCCCGCCATCCGCAAGCGCCTCTCCCACTTCAAGAAGCTGTCGTCGGACAAGGAGGTGCACCCGGAGCTGGGCGTCGCCGTGGGCGCGGCCATCCTCGGGCGCAACCTGGCGCGCGGCATCAGTGGCCTGTCGGACGTGGTGCCCATGCCCATTGGCGCCATGGTGCCCGGCGGCGGCCAGCACGAGGTGCTCCCCGCCAACACGCCCGTGCCCGGCACGCGCACCGTGGACCTGGAGCTGCCGCCCTGGCCCGGCCCGGTGCCGGTGGCGCTGTTCGAAGCGCTGGACCGCACCACCGTGGAGCGCGAGCTCTTGGGCACCGTGCGCATCGAACCGGACTGGCGCGTGGCCCACCCGGGCCCCACCACGCTGGAGCTGCGCATGGGGCCGGACTTCGCCCTCACCGCCAGTCTCGTCGCGAAGGACGGGAGCAGGCAGCCGCTCACCATCAGCGACCCGAACGCGCCGCAGCGGGCTTGA
- a CDS encoding PAS domain-containing hybrid sensor histidine kinase/response regulator, with protein sequence MPELPPSAYPALFEHTRDGVLVLDPTLRVVAVNRAAEALLGPRDLLVGQPVQALLPGWTPPQVPLPGDAPHESECHVGPVHPVHVLAVPQDAGWMLLLRGMDAAQAAESILRQQKEFFEAVVRHSPVAIITISRAFEVMTWNPAAERLFGYTPQEALGRNILKLVANADGIRPEAEETSREVLRKDRVHVVTKRVRKDGTVVDVELRALPVTVAGQSMGFIAIYHDVTDLQRARQAAEHANQAKSLFLATVSHEIRTPMNAIIGMAGLLMDTALTPEQRDFASTIRQSGDALLGLLNDMLDFSKIEAGRVELEQQPFNLRQCVESVLDLLAMRASEKSLDLGYHVTDETPVTVVGDGARLRQVLLNLVGNAVKFTERGGVSISVDTPRQPLAPGGLFELHFAVQDTGLGITEAARGGLFQPFNQLNESVSRRYGGTGLGLAISKRLVEAMGGRLWMESEGVPGRGATFHFTFQAREAPRSAEALRPDALKLHGRRVLVVDDNAINRKLLGRQLAAWGMAIVEVGSGAEALAKLESGARFDLAILDHRMPLMDGPTLAANIRQQRDARELPLLLLTSYDQRDAQPPGLFTAVLPRPVKASQLHDALMTCLAQDLISARPLPPAPAPATRERSVFNTRPGEQMPLRILLVEDNPTNQKLALLVLDRLGYPADTANNGREGLHLLARSRYDVVLMDVQMPELDGLETTRQLRKDVPMSEQPWVIAMTANAMTADRRECLDAGMDDFLSKPIRVEELISALRRAWERLPREPGAAPIAHVPEAPRMGVPRIRGLEAGALDRLWQSLDGQVERMLPELVDTALESMPRLMDDARGALARGELENLARAAHTLKSNAAYFGAATLESLCWDIEQRADARVLEGLEPLVAHCQEALEESRQLLEQLKRTVR encoded by the coding sequence TTGCCCGAACTGCCACCCAGCGCGTATCCGGCCTTGTTCGAGCACACGCGAGACGGCGTGCTCGTCCTGGACCCGACCCTGCGGGTCGTGGCCGTGAACCGCGCCGCGGAGGCGCTGCTGGGGCCCCGTGACCTGTTGGTGGGCCAGCCGGTGCAGGCCTTGCTGCCGGGCTGGACGCCTCCCCAGGTCCCCTTGCCGGGTGACGCTCCCCATGAGTCCGAGTGCCACGTGGGCCCGGTGCACCCGGTGCACGTGCTGGCCGTGCCGCAGGACGCAGGCTGGATGCTGCTGCTCCGGGGCATGGACGCCGCCCAGGCGGCCGAGTCCATCCTCCGGCAGCAGAAGGAGTTCTTCGAGGCGGTGGTGCGCCACAGCCCGGTGGCCATCATCACCATCAGCCGCGCCTTCGAGGTGATGACGTGGAACCCCGCCGCGGAGCGGCTCTTCGGCTACACGCCGCAGGAGGCGCTGGGGCGCAACATCCTCAAGCTGGTGGCCAACGCGGACGGCATCCGTCCGGAGGCCGAGGAGACGTCGCGCGAAGTGCTGCGCAAGGACCGCGTGCACGTCGTCACCAAGCGCGTGCGCAAGGACGGCACGGTGGTGGACGTGGAGCTGCGCGCCCTGCCGGTGACGGTGGCCGGCCAGTCCATGGGCTTCATCGCCATCTACCACGACGTCACCGACCTCCAGCGGGCGCGCCAGGCCGCCGAGCACGCCAACCAGGCCAAGAGCCTGTTCCTGGCCACGGTGAGCCATGAAATCCGCACGCCGATGAACGCCATCATCGGCATGGCGGGGCTCCTGATGGACACGGCGCTCACGCCCGAGCAGCGCGACTTCGCGTCCACCATCCGCCAGAGCGGCGACGCGCTGCTGGGGCTGCTCAACGACATGCTGGACTTCTCCAAGATCGAAGCCGGCCGGGTCGAACTGGAGCAGCAGCCCTTCAACCTGCGCCAGTGCGTGGAGTCCGTGCTGGATCTGCTCGCCATGCGCGCGAGCGAGAAGTCCCTGGACCTGGGCTACCACGTCACCGACGAGACGCCCGTCACCGTGGTGGGCGACGGCGCGCGTTTGCGGCAGGTGCTGCTCAATCTGGTAGGCAACGCGGTGAAGTTCACCGAGCGCGGCGGCGTGTCCATCTCCGTGGACACCCCGCGCCAGCCGCTGGCGCCGGGCGGCCTCTTCGAGCTGCACTTCGCGGTGCAGGACACCGGCCTGGGCATCACCGAGGCCGCGCGCGGCGGCCTGTTCCAGCCCTTCAACCAGCTGAACGAATCCGTGTCGCGCCGCTACGGCGGCACGGGCCTGGGGCTCGCCATCAGCAAGCGGCTGGTGGAGGCGATGGGCGGGCGGCTGTGGATGGAGAGCGAGGGCGTCCCGGGCCGGGGCGCCACGTTCCACTTCACCTTCCAGGCGCGCGAGGCCCCGCGCAGCGCGGAGGCCCTGCGCCCGGACGCGCTGAAGCTGCACGGCCGGCGCGTGCTGGTGGTGGACGACAACGCCATCAACCGCAAGCTGCTGGGCCGCCAGCTGGCCGCGTGGGGCATGGCCATCGTGGAGGTGGGCTCCGGCGCGGAGGCGCTGGCGAAGCTGGAGTCCGGGGCCCGCTTCGACCTGGCCATCCTGGACCACCGCATGCCGCTGATGGACGGCCCCACGCTGGCGGCGAACATCCGCCAGCAGCGCGACGCGCGCGAGCTGCCCCTGTTGCTGCTCACGTCGTATGACCAGCGCGACGCGCAGCCGCCGGGCCTCTTCACCGCGGTGCTGCCCCGGCCGGTGAAGGCGTCGCAGCTGCACGACGCGCTGATGACGTGCCTGGCCCAGGACCTCATCTCCGCCCGGCCCCTGCCGCCCGCCCCCGCGCCCGCCACGCGCGAGCGCTCCGTGTTCAACACGCGCCCCGGCGAGCAGATGCCCCTGCGCATCCTGCTGGTGGAGGACAACCCCACCAACCAGAAGCTGGCGCTGCTGGTGCTGGACCGGCTGGGCTACCCGGCGGACACCGCGAACAACGGCCGCGAGGGGCTCCACCTGCTGGCGCGCAGCCGCTACGACGTCGTGCTGATGGACGTCCAGATGCCGGAGCTGGACGGCCTGGAGACGACGCGCCAGCTGCGCAAGGACGTGCCCATGAGCGAGCAGCCGTGGGTCATCGCCATGACGGCCAACGCGATGACGGCGGACCGGCGCGAGTGCCTGGACGCGGGCATGGACGACTTCCTCAGCAAGCCCATCCGCGTGGAGGAGCTCATCTCCGCGCTGCGCCGCGCCTGGGAGCGCCTGCCGCGCGAGCCCGGTGCCGCCCCCATCGCCCACGTCCCGGAGGCCCCGCGCATGGGCGTCCCGCGCATCCGGGGGCTGGAGGCGGGCGCGCTGGACAGGCTGTGGCAGTCGTTGGACGGGCAGGTGGAGCGGATGCTCCCGGAGCTCGTGGACACCGCGCTGGAGAGCATGCCCCGGCTGATGGACGACGCGCGGGGGGCGCTCGCGCGCGGCGAGCTGGAGAACCTGGCGCGGGCCGCGCACACGCTCAAGTCCAACGCGGCCTACTTCGGGGCGGCCACGCTGGAGTCGCTGTGCTGGGACATCGAGCAGCGCGCGGACGCCCGGGTGCTGGAGGGGCTGGAGCCGCTCGTCGCCCACTGCCAGGAGGCGCTGGAGGAGAGCCGCCAGCTCCTGGAGCAGCTCAAGCGCACGGTGCGCTGA
- a CDS encoding DUF4956 domain-containing protein has product MASHDVFSAGAQAPVHGLPLMDVLERLGFALVLGALLAFRPWRRWMPRAPVMAQETIHTQLLIAIAGAVMTTVIGDSMSRAFGLVGLGGFIRFRSGIKDSRDAAVMFVMIGVGMACGLGAFPIAVCATLFFGAVLLALDSTLQRHPQRLKLSLDVDDLGAALPPLRLLHPESRVLTLEQSSATAGGTAVVELAVPDRTDTFLLLEKLRGALPGVRAASIDPE; this is encoded by the coding sequence ATGGCGTCGCATGATGTGTTCAGCGCGGGCGCGCAGGCGCCCGTGCACGGGCTGCCGCTGATGGACGTGCTGGAGCGGCTGGGCTTCGCGCTGGTGCTGGGCGCGCTCCTCGCCTTCCGGCCCTGGCGCCGGTGGATGCCCCGCGCGCCGGTCATGGCGCAGGAGACCATCCACACGCAGCTGCTCATCGCCATCGCCGGGGCGGTGATGACCACGGTGATTGGCGACAGCATGTCGCGCGCCTTCGGGCTCGTGGGGCTGGGCGGTTTCATCCGCTTCCGCTCCGGCATCAAGGACTCGCGCGACGCGGCGGTGATGTTCGTGATGATTGGCGTGGGCATGGCGTGCGGCCTGGGCGCCTTTCCCATCGCCGTGTGCGCCACGCTCTTCTTCGGCGCCGTGCTGCTCGCGCTGGACTCCACCCTCCAGCGACACCCGCAGCGGCTGAAGCTGTCGCTGGACGTGGACGACCTGGGCGCCGCCCTGCCCCCCTTGCGGCTGCTGCACCCGGAGTCCCGGGTGCTCACCCTGGAGCAGTCCTCCGCCACCGCGGGCGGTACCGCCGTGGTGGAGCTGGCCGTCCCCGACCGCACCGACACGTTCCTCCTGCTGGAGAAGCTGCGTGGCGCGCTGCCCGGCGTGCGCGCGGCGTCCATCGACCCCGAGTAG
- the tmk gene encoding dTMP kinase, whose protein sequence is MFIVFEGIDGSGKTTLSNRVARELRRAGLSVRHVREDGRLASPVSEGLRRFTRDPLHLALTPVAELLLYAAREAQLLEEVTRPALAEHDVVIADRFLYTAEVLARFGRGLPEAEVRPVLDTCQRGLHPDRVFLIDVDPAIARARRRASKLLAKDRSTPSRKGLTGAGLQARLRAGYRALAAAHPERWSVVENTDVPLDEQVTRLVEDVLRARRGEAPLFHAGLTRPTVPVRSLPEARGRFLARLDGWTVDEPGLAAWFLAGMEGQDVEARRALLAERCPELIAHGLAGLTHPRAWEWRQRLEAAAPEHVLASLTDDASDAPEAWRLRERWEHRAPEAVATSLTGLDSERAWLMRDRLSRAAPEPVMESLSGLDSARAWNERWRWLSSRGGDAAFADEGVARALCRSLRGVDSERAWEWRERAMAVAPDAVLRSLEGLDSPRAWALREQHAARAPKAVIGSLMGLDVPAAWKLREAFGVACEEVLDSLTGMDVPAAWRLRAVLADTWPSATVKSLGLLAATARGQALTLELLERHPHDFALLRQAARTVSQVEEEPRHGVA, encoded by the coding sequence ATGTTCATCGTGTTCGAGGGAATCGACGGTTCGGGCAAGACGACGCTGTCCAACCGTGTGGCGCGCGAGCTGCGCCGGGCCGGGCTCAGCGTGCGCCACGTGCGCGAGGACGGCCGGCTGGCCTCGCCCGTGTCGGAGGGGCTGCGGCGCTTCACGCGCGACCCGCTGCACCTGGCGCTCACGCCGGTGGCGGAACTGCTGCTGTACGCGGCGCGCGAGGCGCAGCTCCTGGAGGAGGTGACGCGGCCGGCGCTGGCGGAGCATGACGTCGTCATCGCCGACCGCTTCCTCTACACCGCCGAGGTGCTGGCCCGCTTCGGCCGGGGCCTGCCGGAGGCGGAGGTGCGGCCCGTGCTGGACACCTGCCAGCGCGGCCTGCACCCGGACCGCGTCTTCCTCATCGACGTGGACCCCGCCATCGCCCGCGCCCGCCGCCGCGCCTCCAAGCTGCTGGCGAAGGACCGCTCCACGCCGTCGCGCAAGGGGCTCACCGGCGCCGGCCTCCAGGCCCGCCTGCGCGCCGGCTACCGCGCCCTGGCCGCCGCGCACCCGGAGCGCTGGAGCGTCGTGGAGAACACCGACGTCCCCCTGGACGAGCAGGTGACGCGGCTGGTGGAGGACGTGCTGCGCGCGCGCCGCGGTGAAGCCCCCCTCTTCCACGCGGGCCTGACGCGCCCCACCGTCCCGGTGCGCTCGCTGCCGGAGGCTCGCGGCCGGTTCCTGGCCCGGCTGGATGGGTGGACCGTGGACGAGCCGGGCCTCGCCGCGTGGTTCCTCGCGGGAATGGAGGGCCAGGACGTCGAGGCGCGCCGCGCGCTGCTGGCGGAGCGGTGCCCGGAGCTCATCGCCCACGGGCTGGCCGGCCTCACCCACCCCAGGGCGTGGGAATGGCGCCAGCGCCTGGAGGCCGCCGCGCCCGAGCACGTGCTCGCGTCCCTCACCGACGACGCCAGCGACGCGCCGGAGGCCTGGCGCCTGCGCGAGCGCTGGGAGCACCGGGCCCCGGAGGCCGTGGCCACGTCGCTCACGGGCCTGGACTCCGAGCGCGCCTGGCTCATGCGCGACCGGCTGTCACGCGCCGCGCCGGAGCCGGTGATGGAGTCGCTCTCCGGCCTGGACAGCGCGCGGGCCTGGAACGAGCGCTGGCGGTGGTTGTCCTCGCGCGGCGGCGACGCGGCCTTCGCGGACGAGGGCGTGGCCCGGGCGCTGTGCCGGTCGCTGCGGGGCGTGGACAGCGAGCGGGCGTGGGAGTGGCGCGAGCGCGCGATGGCCGTGGCGCCGGACGCCGTGCTGCGCTCGCTGGAGGGCCTGGACAGCCCCCGTGCCTGGGCCCTGCGCGAACAGCACGCGGCGCGCGCGCCCAAGGCGGTCATCGGCTCGCTCATGGGGCTGGACGTGCCCGCCGCGTGGAAGCTGCGCGAGGCGTTCGGCGTGGCGTGCGAGGAGGTGCTGGACTCGCTCACCGGCATGGACGTGCCCGCCGCGTGGAGGTTGCGCGCGGTGCTCGCGGACACCTGGCCCTCCGCCACCGTGAAGAGCCTGGGCCTGCTCGCCGCGACGGCGCGAGGACAGGCCCTCACGCTGGAGCTGCTGGAGCGTCACCCCCACGACTTCGCCCTCCTGCGCCAGGCGGCGCGGACGGTTTCCCAGGTGGAAGAGGAGCCTCGCCATGGCGTCGCATGA
- a CDS encoding porin: MPARGLLLTCLLCCASANARAADASPSTGATPAPSAPSLPEPPPATVAPPPPPDDDTGSGLPPPTVRLPAGSGVIEVGGRLSVRETVDSRPDKVWSGRLSLPATRLEATYRFKKKLKAVVEFDVQDGLKDAYAWLDLPHGFALRAGQFKVPLSLIELESSRSLPLARRGLLRDVLRDALALTGRRPGAQLEWKCKDCAVDLKLRAGVWQTGNDTGKVDLSKGLGVVPAFRGTLTLGTVELGASALLQPAGTIDGGSHTGWTAGLDVQHALPVGHGALRTWGEVLVGRTEVLTGLEGPFLTARALTGWRLGGGAQGALFVEPFVMLSALDPDRTLHQDLVWEGTLGLNVGQFRHWRLQAQAEVREAGAAVPAVVTSLENNLASRKSVLLQMEVAF, from the coding sequence ATGCCCGCGCGCGGGCTGCTGCTGACCTGCCTGCTCTGCTGCGCGTCCGCCAACGCGCGGGCGGCTGACGCCTCGCCTTCCACGGGCGCGACGCCAGCTCCCTCCGCGCCGTCGCTGCCAGAGCCTCCTCCCGCCACCGTGGCCCCGCCGCCTCCGCCGGACGACGACACGGGGTCGGGCCTGCCGCCGCCCACCGTGCGGCTCCCCGCGGGCTCCGGGGTCATCGAGGTGGGGGGCCGGCTGTCGGTGCGGGAGACGGTGGACTCGCGCCCGGACAAGGTCTGGTCCGGACGGCTGTCGCTGCCGGCGACGCGCCTGGAGGCCACCTACCGCTTCAAGAAGAAGCTCAAGGCGGTGGTCGAGTTCGACGTGCAGGACGGCCTCAAGGACGCCTACGCCTGGCTGGACCTGCCCCATGGCTTCGCCCTTCGCGCGGGCCAGTTCAAGGTCCCCCTGTCGCTCATCGAGCTGGAGTCGTCCCGGTCGCTGCCGCTCGCGCGACGGGGCCTGCTGCGGGACGTGCTGCGCGACGCGCTGGCGCTCACCGGCCGCAGGCCCGGCGCCCAGCTGGAGTGGAAGTGCAAGGACTGCGCGGTGGACCTGAAGCTGCGCGCGGGCGTGTGGCAGACGGGCAACGACACCGGCAAGGTGGACCTGTCCAAGGGACTGGGCGTGGTGCCCGCCTTCCGGGGCACGCTCACGCTGGGCACCGTGGAGCTGGGCGCGTCCGCGCTCCTCCAGCCCGCGGGCACCATCGACGGCGGCTCGCACACGGGCTGGACGGCGGGGCTGGACGTCCAGCACGCGCTGCCCGTGGGGCACGGCGCGCTGCGCACCTGGGGCGAGGTGCTGGTGGGCCGCACCGAAGTGCTCACCGGCCTGGAGGGCCCCTTCCTCACCGCGCGGGCGCTGACCGGCTGGCGCCTGGGCGGAGGGGCGCAGGGCGCGCTGTTCGTGGAGCCCTTCGTGATGCTGTCCGCGCTGGATCCGGACCGCACGCTCCACCAGGACCTGGTGTGGGAGGGCACCCTGGGCCTGAACGTCGGTCAGTTCCGCCACTGGCGCCTCCAGGCCCAGGCGGAGGTGCGCGAGGCCGGCGCGGCGGTGCCCGCGGTCGTCACGTCCCTGGAGAACAACCTGGCGTCGCGCAAGAGCGTGCTGCTGCAGATGGAGGTCGCCTTCTGA
- a CDS encoding VTC domain-containing protein — MTATARVQDPDQPAPCAEQDRERRFQPSREALASFLGAVQGWTSRHLHDPGLPVAYTRTTYLDTDGLDFLGSCHSGQAERLRLREYAGAAHLAEAPVLTGKRFLELKRNHGERRTKVRVPVTETEARAVLTGQPLPVEGGAARLLRQASLAPVRPRVTAWYRRTTLATVSCDVRITLDEGLVFALPPDTPAAAALAAPTRLVGRAPPATVVEVKWKHDAPAWLEQALWGLSSHETAASKFEQGMRALLEDARPTK, encoded by the coding sequence ATGACCGCGACGGCCCGGGTGCAGGACCCGGACCAGCCCGCGCCTTGCGCGGAGCAGGACCGGGAGCGGCGCTTCCAACCGTCGCGAGAGGCGCTGGCGTCCTTCCTGGGCGCCGTCCAGGGCTGGACGTCCCGCCACCTCCACGACCCGGGCCTTCCCGTGGCCTACACGCGCACGACCTACCTGGACACCGACGGCCTGGACTTCCTGGGCTCGTGTCACTCGGGCCAGGCGGAGCGGCTGCGCCTGCGGGAGTACGCGGGCGCGGCCCACCTGGCGGAGGCGCCGGTGCTGACGGGGAAGCGCTTCCTGGAGCTGAAGCGCAACCACGGCGAGCGGCGCACCAAGGTCCGCGTGCCCGTCACGGAGACGGAGGCCCGCGCGGTGCTCACCGGCCAGCCCCTGCCGGTGGAGGGCGGCGCCGCGCGGCTCTTGCGGCAGGCGAGCCTTGCGCCGGTGCGGCCCCGCGTCACCGCGTGGTACCGGCGCACCACGCTGGCCACGGTGTCCTGCGACGTGCGCATCACGCTGGATGAAGGGCTGGTGTTCGCGCTGCCGCCGGACACGCCCGCGGCCGCGGCGCTCGCGGCCCCCACGCGGCTCGTGGGCCGGGCGCCGCCCGCGACCGTCGTGGAGGTGAAGTGGAAGCACGACGCTCCCGCCTGGCTGGAGCAAGCGCTGTGGGGGCTGTCGTCCCATGAGACGGCCGCCTCGAAGTTCGAGCAGGGCATGCGCGCGCTCCTGGAGGACGCGCGCCCCACGAAGTGA
- a CDS encoding DUF47 domain-containing protein: MLQRLMPRSDGFFDDFDAQCATTLEGTRMLHALLSDYRDVGNRVRALKAVGHQGDAVAKAAFTRLHREFITPFERIHIHALLSRIDEVLDFAHATASRLHAYELPECLPEATELSGLLVLCAEQVRDVVTCLRTIKQPERILTGCEALKRLRAQADEVLGAGLGRLFRSGVDPLTVMKWKGVYDLLETALDRCVDVAHGVEGVVLDHS; encoded by the coding sequence ATGTTGCAAAGACTGATGCCCCGGTCGGATGGCTTCTTCGACGACTTCGACGCGCAGTGCGCCACCACGCTGGAGGGCACGCGCATGCTGCACGCGCTCCTCAGCGACTACCGGGACGTGGGCAACCGGGTCCGGGCGCTGAAGGCCGTGGGCCATCAGGGCGACGCGGTGGCGAAGGCCGCCTTCACCCGGCTCCACCGCGAGTTCATCACCCCCTTCGAGCGCATCCACATCCACGCGCTGCTGTCGCGCATCGACGAGGTGCTGGACTTCGCGCACGCCACCGCGTCGCGCCTGCATGCCTACGAGCTTCCGGAGTGCCTGCCGGAAGCCACGGAACTGTCGGGGCTGCTCGTGCTGTGCGCGGAGCAGGTCCGCGACGTGGTGACGTGCCTGCGGACCATCAAGCAGCCCGAGCGCATCCTCACGGGGTGTGAAGCCCTCAAGCGACTCCGGGCACAGGCGGACGAGGTGCTGGGCGCGGGCCTGGGCCGCCTCTTCCGGAGCGGCGTGGACCCCCTCACCGTCATGAAGTGGAAGGGCGTCTACGACCTGCTGGAGACCGCGCTGGACCGGTGCGTGGACGTGGCCCACGGCGTGGAGGGCGTCGTCCTGGACCACTCCTGA